A genomic segment from Equus asinus isolate D_3611 breed Donkey chromosome 23, EquAss-T2T_v2, whole genome shotgun sequence encodes:
- the LOC106835931 gene encoding olfactory receptor-like protein OLF4, protein MEPGNETGISGFLLMGFSEELELQSFTFGLFLSMYLITVLGNLLILLAVSSDSHLHAPMYFFLSNLSFVDICFTSATIPKMLLNIQMQSKVITYAGCITQLYFFVIFSGLDIYLLAVMAYDRFVAICHLLYYMVSMNHQLCGTLLLVSWITSVLHSFLQTLMVLQLSFCTHVEIPHFFCELNQMIQLACSDTFPNNMVMYFTAMLLCGGPLAGIIYSYFKMVCSICGISAAQGKYKAFSTCASHLSVFSLFFCTSLGVYFSSAASQSSHSSAIASVVYTLVTPMLNPFIYSLRNKEIKGALKRFFRMASTKRPVILGQKKCPGLQDSKPQSQNCASLTTLQK, encoded by the coding sequence ATGGAACCAGGCAATGAAACAGGGATTTCAGGATTTCTTCTTATGGGATTTTCAGAGGAATTAGAATTGCAGTCCTTCACATTTGGGCTTTTTCTCTCCATGTATCTGATCACTGTGCTTGGAAACCTGCTCATCCTCTTGGCTGTCAGCTCTGACTCCCACCTCCACgcacccatgtacttctttctttccaacctGTCATTTGTAGACATCTGTTTCACCTCTGCCACCATCCCAAAGATGTTGCTGAACATCCAGATGCAGAGCAAAGTCATAACCTATGCAGGTTGCATCACCCAGCTGTACTTTTTTGTAATCTTCTCGGGGCTGGACATCTATCTCCTGGCCGTGATGGCCTATGATCGATTTGTGGCCATCTGTCACCTGCTGTACTACATGGTCAGCATGAACCATCAGCTCTGTGGAACCTTGCTTCTAGTGTCTTGGATCACAAGTGTCTTACATTCTTTCTTACAAACCTTAATGGTGTTGCAGCTCTCATTCTGTACACATGTGGAAATCCCccactttttctgtgaactcAATCAGATGATCCAACTTGCATGTTCTGATACCTTTCCTAATAATATGGTTATGTATTTTACAGCTATGCTGCTGTGTGGTGGTCCCCTCGCTGGTATAATTTATTCTTACTTTAAGATGGTTTGCAGTATATGTGGAATCTCAGCAGCTCAAGGGAAGTATAAAGCATTTTCCACCTGTGCATCTCACCTCTCAGTCTTCTCCTTATTTTTTTGTACAAGCCTAGGAGTGTACTTCAGCTCTGCTGCTAGCCAGAGCTCACACTCAAGTGCAATAGCCTCAGTGGTGTACACCCTTGTCACGCCCATGCTGAATCCCTtcatctacagtctgaggaataaagaaataaaaggggctCTGAAAAGATTCTTCAGGATGGCAAGTACAAAACGGCCAGTTATACTTGGGCAGAAGAAATGCCCAGGATTGCAGGACTCAAAGCCTCAGAGTCAGAATTGTGCTTCTTTAACCACATTGCAGAAGTAG